One stretch of Streptomyces hygroscopicus DNA includes these proteins:
- a CDS encoding glycosyl hydrolase, with product MRASPRMSGIAVAGAVVCATIAVWAGHHKQSPEPHAAPSPPQVSQPPAARPPAEFVPYVNAWSDSAYDMAAAAARGVKEFTLGFVVAGDGCTPAWDGGTSLDDQALEARVEGVRRAGGDVRISFGGAEGTELATACTDVPELASAYAEVIERYQARRIDFDLEGEALADTEAAARRAQALALIQRTHEGLNISFTLPAMPDGLTAESVAQLEAAKQEGVILSTVNIMAMNYSGDHTGDMGDYAVQAATAAQARIREVLGMSDAAAWKVLAVTPMIGVNDVTGETFTLEDASGLARFAADKGIGRLSMWSAERDQPCTPEMTQSATPTAPTAGAAGPETAENVVPNTRCSGVIQRPGAFEAALRG from the coding sequence ATGAGGGCCAGCCCCCGCATGAGCGGAATCGCCGTGGCCGGCGCGGTGGTCTGCGCCACCATCGCCGTATGGGCGGGACACCACAAGCAGTCGCCCGAGCCGCACGCCGCGCCCTCACCGCCGCAGGTGTCGCAGCCCCCCGCGGCACGGCCACCCGCCGAGTTCGTGCCGTACGTCAACGCCTGGTCGGACTCGGCGTACGACATGGCCGCCGCGGCCGCGCGCGGAGTCAAGGAGTTCACCCTGGGCTTCGTCGTCGCGGGCGACGGCTGCACCCCGGCGTGGGACGGCGGCACCTCGCTCGACGACCAGGCGCTGGAGGCCCGGGTCGAGGGCGTCCGCCGGGCGGGCGGCGACGTACGGATCTCCTTCGGCGGCGCCGAGGGCACCGAGCTCGCCACCGCCTGCACCGACGTCCCCGAACTCGCCTCCGCCTACGCCGAGGTGATCGAGCGATACCAGGCGCGCCGGATCGACTTCGACCTCGAGGGCGAGGCACTCGCCGACACCGAGGCGGCGGCCCGCCGCGCCCAGGCGCTCGCGCTGATCCAGCGCACCCACGAGGGCCTGAACATCTCCTTCACCCTGCCCGCCATGCCCGACGGGCTGACCGCGGAGAGCGTCGCCCAGTTGGAGGCCGCCAAACAGGAGGGGGTCATCCTCTCGACCGTCAACATCATGGCGATGAACTACAGCGGGGACCATACGGGCGACATGGGCGACTATGCCGTCCAGGCGGCCACCGCCGCGCAGGCCCGGATCCGCGAGGTGCTCGGCATGTCCGACGCCGCCGCCTGGAAGGTGCTGGCCGTGACGCCGATGATCGGCGTCAACGACGTCACCGGCGAGACCTTCACGCTGGAGGACGCGTCCGGGCTGGCGCGGTTCGCCGCGGACAAGGGGATCGGGCGGCTGTCGATGTGGTCCGCCGAACGCGACCAGCCGTGCACCCCGGAAATGACCCAGTCCGCCACCCCCACCGCCCCCACGGCCGGTGCCGCGGGCCCCGAGACGGCCGAGAACGTCGTCCCGAACACCCGCTGCAGCGGTGTCATCCAGCGCCCCGGCGCCTTCGAGGCGGCACTGAGAGGCTGA
- a CDS encoding fumarate hydratase, with translation MPEFAYSDLLPLGADTTPYRLVTSEGVSTFEADGRTFLKVEPEALRRLAAEAMHDISHYLRPAHLAQLRRILDDPEASANDRFVALDLLKNANIAAAGVLPMCQDTGTAIVMGKRGQHVLTEGGDEEALSRGVFDAYTKLNLRYSQMAPLTMWEEKNTGSNLPAQIELYATDGGAYKFLFMAKGGGSANKSFLYQETKAVLNEASMMKFLEEKIRSLGTAACPPYHLAIVVGGTSAEYALKTAKYASAHYLDELPAEGSPTGHGFRDKELEEKVFELTQKIGIGAQFGGKYFCHDVRVVRLPRHGASCPVAIAVSCSADRQALAKITPEGVFLEQLETDPARFLPETTDEELTKGAGPDLDAVAIDLNRPMDDVLAELTRHPVKTRLSLTGTLVVARDIAHAKIKERLDAGEEMPEYLKNHPVYYAGPAKTPEGYASGSFGPTTAGRMDAYVEQFQAAGGSQVMLAKGNRSKQVTDACAAHGGFYLGSIGGPAARLAQDCIKKVEVLEYEELGMEAVWRIEVEDFPAFIVVDDKGNDFFQDPAPQPTFTSIPVRGPGVA, from the coding sequence ATGCCAGAGTTTGCCTATTCGGACCTGCTGCCCTTGGGAGCCGACACCACGCCGTACCGCCTGGTGACCTCCGAGGGCGTGAGCACCTTCGAGGCCGATGGGCGCACCTTCCTGAAGGTCGAGCCGGAGGCGCTGCGCAGGCTCGCGGCCGAGGCGATGCACGACATCTCGCACTATCTGCGCCCCGCCCACCTCGCCCAGCTGCGCCGCATCCTCGACGACCCGGAGGCCAGCGCCAACGACCGCTTCGTGGCGCTGGACCTGCTGAAGAACGCCAACATCGCGGCCGCCGGGGTGCTCCCGATGTGCCAGGACACCGGCACCGCGATCGTCATGGGCAAGCGCGGGCAGCACGTGCTGACCGAAGGCGGCGACGAGGAGGCCCTGTCGCGGGGCGTCTTCGACGCGTACACCAAGCTCAATCTGCGCTACTCCCAGATGGCCCCGCTGACCATGTGGGAGGAGAAGAACACCGGCTCCAACCTGCCCGCGCAGATCGAGCTGTACGCGACCGACGGCGGCGCCTACAAGTTCCTCTTCATGGCCAAGGGCGGCGGCTCGGCCAACAAGTCCTTCCTCTACCAGGAGACGAAGGCGGTGCTGAACGAGGCATCGATGATGAAGTTCCTGGAGGAGAAGATCCGCTCGCTGGGTACGGCCGCCTGCCCGCCGTACCACCTGGCGATCGTGGTCGGCGGCACCAGCGCCGAGTACGCGCTCAAGACCGCCAAGTACGCCTCCGCGCACTACCTGGACGAGCTGCCCGCCGAGGGCTCCCCGACCGGCCACGGCTTCCGCGACAAGGAGCTGGAGGAGAAGGTCTTCGAGCTGACGCAGAAGATCGGGATCGGCGCGCAGTTCGGCGGCAAGTACTTCTGCCATGACGTCCGGGTCGTCCGGCTGCCGCGCCACGGCGCCTCCTGCCCGGTCGCGATCGCCGTCTCGTGCTCCGCCGACCGCCAGGCGCTCGCCAAGATCACGCCGGAGGGCGTCTTCCTGGAACAGCTGGAGACCGACCCGGCGCGCTTCCTGCCGGAGACGACGGACGAGGAGCTGACCAAGGGCGCGGGCCCGGACCTGGACGCGGTCGCCATCGACCTCAACCGGCCGATGGACGACGTCCTGGCCGAGCTGACCAGGCACCCGGTCAAGACCCGGCTCTCGCTCACCGGCACGCTGGTCGTCGCCCGGGACATCGCGCACGCGAAGATCAAGGAGCGGCTGGACGCGGGCGAGGAGATGCCCGAGTACCTGAAGAACCACCCGGTCTACTACGCGGGCCCGGCCAAGACCCCCGAGGGCTACGCCTCCGGTTCGTTCGGCCCGACGACCGCGGGCCGGATGGACGCGTACGTCGAGCAGTTCCAGGCGGCGGGCGGCTCGCAGGTCATGCTGGCCAAGGGCAACCGCTCGAAGCAGGTCACCGACGCGTGTGCCGCGCACGGCGGCTTCTACCTGGGCTCGATCGGCGGTCCGGCGGCGCGGCTGGCCCAGGACTGCATCAAGAAGGTCGAGGTCCTGGAGTACGAGGAGCTGGGCATGGAGGCGGTCTGGAGGATCGAGGTCGAGGACTTCCCGGCGTTCATCGTGGTGGACGACAAGGGGAACGACTTCTTCCAGGACCCGGCGCCGCAGCCGACGTTCACGAGCATTCCGGTGCGGGGGCCGGGGGTGGCGTAA